The Nocardia sp. NBC_01503 sequence CTGCCGGCACCTTACCGATCGCTCACCTCGCGCGGTCTGCGTCACCATCGAGTGTATATCCCCCCGGGGGGATGTTATCGTCGTGATCTCATCCCCCCGGGGGGATGCAAATCGAGAGGAGGAACCGCGTGGCGCAGCGAGTCGGAGGGACCGAAGCATCAACGCTTGCATCAGCATTTCGGCCCGGACCCCTAGGGCGGCTGGGCATCTGGGTGATCGAGCACCGTCGGCTGGTCGCCGTGGTGTGGGTACTGGTGGTCGTGGCCCTGGGGGCCTTCGCGCCATCCGTGGAGAAGAACCTGTCCGGCGCGGGCTGGCAGGCCGACGGGTCGCAATCGGTGGCGGTGCGCGATCTGGCGCAGGAACACTTCGGCGGCAACGCCAGCCACGCCATCCAGGTCGTCGTGCACAGCACCGACGGTGACCTGGACAGTGGTGACGGCCCCGCGGTCCTCAATGCGGTGACCACCCTGCTGCGGGGCGAACCGCGGCTGGCGGAGGTGATTCCCCCGATGCCCGGGGTGAGCCTGTCGCAGGATCACAAGACCGCGGTCGTACTCGCGGGCGCCGGGGTTGACACCAACGAAATGGTGCGCGTGGCAACCGATCTCAAGGACGAGCTGCAGGCGTTGTCGACCCCGGCGGTGCAGGTGAACCCCACCGGATCGTCACTGCTGTGGTCGGACTTCAACGACGCCAACCTGAAGGCGATGATGAAGTCGGAGATGGTCTCCTGGCCGGTGACCATGGCGATTCTGGTGCTCGCCTTCGGCGCGCTGGTCGCCGCCGGTCTGCCGCTGCTGCTGACGCTGGCCGGGCTGGTGGCGTCGGCGGGATCGCTGGTGCTGATCAATCACTTCGTGCCGGTGTCGATCTGGGCTATGAACTTCGCGATGATGTTCTCCCTCGCACTGGGCATCGACTACGCGCTGTTCCTGGTGGCCCGCTACCGTGCCGCGCGGATGGGGCAGCACGAATCCGGCCGCGAAGCGGTCGCCGAGACCATGGATACCGCGGGCAAAGCGGTGCTGCTCTCGGGTGCGACCGTGCTGGTGTCACTGTCGGCGGTGATGCTGGTGCCCTCGCCGGCGTTCCGGTCGATGGCCGGCGGCATCATGCTCTCGGTCCTGTTCGTCCTGGCCGCCACGCTGACCCTGCTGCCGGTGGTGCTGTTCAAACTCGATGACAGGATCAACCGGCTGTCCCTGCCCTGGGTTCACGTCGGCGAACACCGCTCGCCCGCGTTCGTGAAATGGGGAGAGCGACTGTGGCGTCGCCCGCTGGTGTGGGGTCTGGGCTCACTGGTCGTACTGATCGCCCTGGCCATACCGATCATCGGTTTGAAGACGGCGATGCCCTCGATCAAGGTGCTGCCCGAGGACGCGAGTGCTCGCATCGGCTACAACCAGGTGCAGGCCGCCTTCGGCGACGGTGCACCCGGCATGCTCCAAATCGTCACTCGCTCCGGCGATGCCGAGGCCGCCGGCCGAGTTCTGGCCGCCGATCCGGGTATCGCCGCCGCATTGCCGCCCGCGCCGCCCGCGGACGGCAGCGACTATCGGCTCATTCAGGCCGTCCCGAAGGTCGATCCCTCCGATCCGGCGCTCGCCGACACGGTGGACCGGCTCCGCGCCGAGCTACCGTCATCGGCGCAGGTCGGTGGTGCGGCGGTGGAGAACATCGATCTGGCCGACCAGCTGCACCGCTCCACCCCGCTGGTCATCGGCGTGGTCATGGTGCTCGGCTTCGTGTTGCTGCTGGTCGCGTTGCAGGCGCCGCTGATCTCGCTGCTGGGCACCCTGGTCAGTCTGTTGTCGACGGCCGCGGCGTTCGGTGTGGCGCGGCTGGTGTTCCAGAACGGTGTCGGCTCAGGCTTGTTGGGCTTCGAACATCAAGGCTTCCTCGACGCGTGGGCGCCGGTGTTCTTCTTCGCCATGATCTTCGCTATCGCCATGGACTACACCGTCTTCCTGCTGGCTTCGGCCAAGGAACACTGGGAGAAGTCCGGCGACCCGCGCGAAGCCATGATCGGCGCCGTCGCTCATTCGGGGCGGGTCATCTTCGCCGCCGGCGGGGTT is a genomic window containing:
- a CDS encoding MMPL family transporter encodes the protein MQIERRNRVAQRVGGTEASTLASAFRPGPLGRLGIWVIEHRRLVAVVWVLVVVALGAFAPSVEKNLSGAGWQADGSQSVAVRDLAQEHFGGNASHAIQVVVHSTDGDLDSGDGPAVLNAVTTLLRGEPRLAEVIPPMPGVSLSQDHKTAVVLAGAGVDTNEMVRVATDLKDELQALSTPAVQVNPTGSSLLWSDFNDANLKAMMKSEMVSWPVTMAILVLAFGALVAAGLPLLLTLAGLVASAGSLVLINHFVPVSIWAMNFAMMFSLALGIDYALFLVARYRAARMGQHESGREAVAETMDTAGKAVLLSGATVLVSLSAVMLVPSPAFRSMAGGIMLSVLFVLAATLTLLPVVLFKLDDRINRLSLPWVHVGEHRSPAFVKWGERLWRRPLVWGLGSLVVLIALAIPIIGLKTAMPSIKVLPEDASARIGYNQVQAAFGDGAPGMLQIVTRSGDAEAAGRVLAADPGIAAALPPAPPADGSDYRLIQAVPKVDPSDPALADTVDRLRAELPSSAQVGGAAVENIDLADQLHRSTPLVIGVVMVLGFVLLLVALQAPLISLLGTLVSLLSTAAAFGVARLVFQNGVGSGLLGFEHQGFLDAWAPVFFFAMIFAIAMDYTVFLLASAKEHWEKSGDPREAMIGAVAHSGRVIFAAGGVMVAVFFTFALSGPLPPKEMGVILGVAVLLDAFLVRLVLLPVMLRLAGRAAWATPAWLRRILPKITFSHG